From a single Lactococcus carnosus genomic region:
- a CDS encoding helix-turn-helix transcriptional regulator: MISRRLLLFHLISDEALQDIKGGCLCENIRRIRLEKLMTQDMLANKLYVTKQAISYWETGSRKPSIDNLIRLKHLFNVSYEELFK, encoded by the coding sequence ATGATAAGTAGACGACTACTGTTATTTCATCTGATAAGTGACGAAGCGCTTCAAGATATTAAAGGGGGGTGCTTATGCGAAAATATCAGAAGAATTCGGCTTGAGAAGTTGATGACGCAAGATATGCTTGCGAATAAATTATATGTGACAAAGCAGGCAATCAGCTATTGGGAAACTGGGAGCCGAAAACCTAGTATTGATAATCTGATTCGATTGAAGCACCTTTTTAATGTCTCTTACGAGGAACTATTCAAATGA
- a CDS encoding MFS transporter: MSDYLIENSSRKQIRNSIVSSLVGQLGSQSFNFALGLMLLTKTGSSLSFAASQVIGPIISLLFVPIVGPTVDRLSKKQVIAVSQVATIIGLIGYALSLRYFASNILPPTLLLITILAVSDQFTLTAYNAGAKGLVLDAHQTKLRGLQQSAGAIGQFIAPILGAALYSVVPFTLFVIIEVSCELVTLGIALSLNFQLNAGMGEKQIGQEDLSFSAGLTFFKKQKTLISLLVLALFLNFCVGAFTIGIASVLITSLKFSATTYGFVQSAFVFGSLVSGLVISQMKSSKYPLQKVWGAMIGIALCLLVFGIVPFVFEKSVLTAGLIMVTSFILAGISNLVNVPFFSWLGEHIPEQMQGRIFGLVTTFATALTPISFAIFGCLYDVRTLPTLTMNLWIFSCCSLGVLSLYVIGRVIFKIDLKHVTIVD; the protein is encoded by the coding sequence ATGAGTGATTATCTAATTGAAAACAGCTCTCGCAAACAAATTCGAAATTCGATTGTTTCAAGTCTGGTTGGTCAACTTGGTTCTCAGTCTTTTAATTTCGCTTTAGGCTTGATGTTGCTAACCAAGACGGGGTCATCATTAAGTTTTGCCGCTTCACAAGTCATCGGCCCAATCATCAGCCTGTTATTTGTGCCTATTGTGGGTCCCACTGTTGATAGACTAAGCAAAAAGCAGGTAATTGCAGTGTCACAAGTCGCTACGATTATCGGTTTGATCGGCTATGCATTAAGCCTTCGATATTTTGCGTCTAATATTTTACCACCGACCCTGCTTTTGATCACGATTTTAGCAGTCTCAGATCAGTTTACTTTAACAGCATATAATGCGGGTGCAAAAGGACTAGTACTAGATGCGCACCAGACCAAACTCAGAGGCTTACAACAATCTGCAGGCGCTATTGGCCAGTTTATTGCACCAATACTGGGTGCAGCCCTGTACAGTGTCGTCCCCTTCACTTTATTTGTCATTATTGAAGTGAGCTGTGAACTGGTGACGCTAGGCATCGCTTTATCATTAAATTTCCAACTCAACGCAGGCATGGGAGAAAAGCAAATAGGTCAAGAAGATTTATCATTTTCAGCTGGTTTAACCTTCTTTAAAAAACAAAAGACCTTAATTTCGTTACTCGTTTTGGCCTTATTTCTGAATTTTTGTGTGGGCGCCTTTACGATTGGGATCGCAAGTGTCTTGATAACGAGCTTAAAATTTTCAGCGACGACTTACGGTTTTGTACAGTCTGCCTTTGTGTTCGGTAGCCTGGTTTCAGGGCTTGTTATTTCTCAGATGAAGTCTAGCAAGTATCCCTTGCAAAAGGTCTGGGGTGCCATGATTGGCATCGCCTTGTGCTTGCTTGTATTTGGCATTGTTCCCTTTGTTTTTGAGAAATCAGTTTTGACGGCAGGATTGATTATGGTGACTAGCTTCATCCTTGCAGGTATTTCAAACTTAGTAAATGTCCCATTTTTTAGCTGGCTAGGTGAGCATATCCCAGAACAGATGCAAGGCCGTATATTTGGACTGGTCACAACATTTGCGACCGCGCTCACACCGATTAGTTTTGCTATTTTTGGTTGTTTATATGATGTAAGAACACTGCCAACCCTCACGATGAATCTATGGATTTTTTCCTGCTGTAGTCTAGGTGTTTTAAGCTTGTACGTCATTGGTAGAGTGATTTTTAAAATTGATTTGAAGCATGTTACGATAGTTGACTAA
- a CDS encoding DUF1836 domain-containing protein produces MSKLFTGSEWGNEIETATLPRWDELPDIELYMDQVISLVSKYLSPILPQKEQPMLTKSMVNNYVKLALIPAPVKKKYSRVHLAFLIAITLLKQVLTIPEIKTGIVYQGRVSGIHEAYNIFCNVLEESLNVVGKQVQGVETAGLFSKQVSPDFFIVTAATSSLAAKLLAQKSIELAFDSRLMENKEEPSNDK; encoded by the coding sequence ATGTCAAAATTATTCACTGGTTCTGAATGGGGTAATGAAATCGAAACAGCTACCTTACCACGCTGGGACGAGTTACCCGATATCGAACTTTATATGGACCAGGTCATCAGCCTGGTTAGTAAATACCTCTCACCCATTTTACCGCAGAAAGAACAACCGATGCTGACCAAGTCGATGGTCAACAACTATGTTAAGCTGGCACTGATTCCTGCACCTGTCAAGAAAAAATATTCTCGTGTCCATCTTGCCTTTTTAATCGCAATTACCCTATTAAAACAAGTGCTGACCATACCTGAAATCAAAACTGGTATCGTCTATCAAGGTCGTGTTAGTGGTATCCATGAAGCTTACAATATTTTTTGTAATGTCTTAGAGGAATCGCTCAACGTGGTCGGCAAACAAGTACAAGGTGTTGAGACCGCTGGTCTATTCTCAAAGCAAGTTTCACCCGACTTTTTTATCGTCACAGCTGCTACCTCATCACTTGCTGCAAAACTATTAGCTCAAAAAAGCATTGAACTTGCTTTTGATAGCAGACTCATGGAAAATAAAGAGGAACCCTCAAATGACAAATAA
- a CDS encoding GIY-YIG nuclease family protein yields the protein MVKTIFITNDNKKDSISIYEKEPVYVVHFERKDFNSLKQIDEANKAGIYVLVGDKQRYVGQASNKILNRLANHITNQEFWTSALFFGRNDGLIDKSQLDYLEKYYIGQFEAAGFTMTNSTVGNTSKIHKLNKIKADEIKNIFEEIIDDVANIQLFSLSDELLNEEQQSEELYVRFQCKKISHHSPRHVEINFVKAILDDRLLRQNLLAHKIDGKASYKNKLGTEQNLMPSGAIGAKEIEPGIFLWVNQSKQQTSIAIKKIADLVGIAIELNF from the coding sequence ATGGTTAAGACTATATTTATTACAAACGATAACAAAAAAGATAGTATCTCAATTTATGAAAAAGAACCTGTTTATGTTGTTCATTTTGAAAGAAAAGATTTTAATTCACTAAAGCAAATAGATGAAGCCAATAAGGCGGGTATTTATGTGCTTGTTGGGGATAAGCAAAGATATGTTGGACAAGCTTCGAATAAGATTTTAAATAGACTTGCTAACCATATAACCAATCAAGAATTTTGGACGAGTGCTCTTTTCTTTGGTAGAAATGATGGCCTTATTGATAAATCTCAGTTAGATTATCTGGAAAAGTATTATATTGGCCAATTTGAAGCTGCAGGTTTTACCATGACGAATTCAACTGTTGGTAATACTTCAAAAATACATAAACTGAATAAAATAAAAGCAGATGAGATAAAAAATATTTTTGAAGAGATTATCGATGATGTTGCAAATATACAATTATTTTCTCTATCAGATGAACTGCTAAATGAAGAACAGCAATCAGAGGAGTTATATGTTAGGTTCCAATGTAAGAAAATTAGCCATCACTCACCCAGACATGTCGAAATTAACTTTGTGAAAGCAATTCTTGATGACCGGTTATTGAGACAAAACCTTCTAGCACATAAAATTGATGGGAAAGCCTCTTATAAAAATAAGTTGGGAACGGAACAAAATCTGATGCCTAGTGGTGCAATAGGAGCAAAAGAAATAGAGCCGGGTATCTTTCTTTGGGTCAATCAAAGTAAGCAACAAACGAGTATTGCAATAAAAAAAATTGCTGATTTAGTTGGTATAGCGATTGAACTGAACTTTTAA
- a CDS encoding cell division ATP-binding protein FtsE, with amino-acid sequence MIQFENVTLKLKDALVLRDISMQIQDGEFAYLVGNSGSGKSSIHQLIYGNFLEYEGTVKINGHDIQVLDFASLQHTRQKIGIIFQDYKLIADKTVFENISYRLGGSENKKNVKKIVHYWAKRLKIAQYLAEYPSNLSGGEQQRVAIARAIVDKPSIILADEPTANLDPQNALHVMAILTELNQKGTTIILTTHNTDIKRRYQYRTILLADGKIVND; translated from the coding sequence ATGATTCAATTTGAAAATGTCACTTTAAAACTAAAAGACGCCTTAGTCTTGAGAGATATCAGCATGCAAATTCAAGATGGAGAATTCGCATACTTGGTAGGAAATAGTGGATCAGGAAAATCATCTATTCATCAATTAATCTACGGCAATTTCTTAGAATATGAAGGGACTGTCAAAATTAATGGGCATGATATACAGGTATTAGATTTTGCAAGCTTACAACATACCAGACAGAAAATCGGTATTATATTTCAAGACTACAAATTGATAGCAGATAAAACCGTTTTTGAAAATATTTCATACAGGTTAGGGGGTTCGGAAAATAAAAAAAATGTGAAGAAAATTGTACATTATTGGGCAAAGAGATTAAAGATAGCGCAATATTTAGCTGAATACCCCTCAAACCTATCTGGTGGAGAACAGCAGAGAGTTGCGATTGCAAGAGCCATCGTAGACAAGCCATCTATTATTCTAGCAGATGAACCCACTGCCAATTTAGATCCCCAAAATGCATTGCATGTTATGGCTATCTTGACTGAATTAAACCAGAAGGGCACAACAATTATCCTGACGACTCATAACACGGATATAAAACGTAGGTATCAATATAGAACGATTCTTTTGGCGGATGGGAAGATAGTAAATGACTAA
- a CDS encoding isochorismatase family protein, whose translation MTSLNLSKTAYLAIDLQDGILNNGVLAPYTSDAVLLAANQLAEAFKNTEALITLVNVDATSFHYLHPARYTREQPIKVPDNYMQLSMAIATDDTANNVVKVTKHNPGAFFGTDLDLQLRRRGIDTIILSGLTTSNGVYATALDAFQHGYHLYIVEDATSDRDPGLHHLFFDKLYPKLGTVVTLAQVFSMIGR comes from the coding sequence ATGACATCTTTAAACTTAAGCAAAACAGCTTATCTTGCCATTGATTTGCAAGATGGGATTCTCAATAATGGCGTTTTAGCACCATATACGTCTGATGCCGTTTTACTTGCGGCTAACCAATTAGCTGAAGCCTTCAAAAATACAGAAGCCTTAATCACATTGGTAAATGTTGATGCGACTAGTTTTCATTATTTACACCCAGCTCGCTATACACGTGAACAACCAATTAAAGTTCCAGACAACTATATGCAGCTGTCAATGGCGATTGCAACTGATGACACAGCAAACAATGTGGTGAAAGTAACCAAACACAATCCAGGTGCCTTTTTTGGTACAGATTTAGATTTACAGTTACGTCGTCGTGGCATCGATACAATTATCTTATCTGGTCTGACAACTAGTAATGGGGTTTATGCAACAGCGTTAGATGCTTTTCAACATGGCTATCACTTATATATCGTTGAAGACGCGACTTCTGACCGTGATCCAGGCCTGCATCACCTCTTCTTCGATAAACTCTATCCAAAACTTGGCACAGTAGTCACACTTGCCCAAGTTTTCTCTATGATAGGTAGATGA
- a CDS encoding class IIb bacteriocin, lactobin A/cerein 7B family, which yields MKQQKNVELNAISIFKELSEAELVEVNGGIAPLVVIGGFLLISFTLGAVNGCSDARKK from the coding sequence ATGAAGCAACAAAAAAATGTTGAATTAAATGCAATATCGATTTTTAAAGAATTATCAGAAGCAGAACTGGTCGAAGTTAATGGAGGAATTGCCCCTCTTGTCGTTATTGGCGGCTTCTTACTCATATCATTTACACTAGGGGCAGTGAATGGGTGCTCAGATGCCAGGAAAAAATAA
- a CDS encoding Rgg/GadR/MutR family transcriptional regulator, producing the protein MITYGKAFKILREQKQLALSYFEQVGINKGDLSRFENGKVMMGFERIDLMLQAMNVSLSEYEFLLNHHVMAYQDEFFSQLEEADFSQDQAKLSKLYAEALSSGDPHLSVAVKACQQALDPKSCDRIADLLNKVSKWGYFELSLAYFTLRSLPTSELLLFCQEFENKCGNYITIPKYYRRIYQIAYRAVIVLSLRKEVGIAKHILQLTDYPQLGHTDFYIATLKELAEGVVAMTFDDQMLGKQKINAAFDLMARLGSSHLVTYYKKEISTNTL; encoded by the coding sequence TTGATAACTTATGGTAAAGCTTTTAAGATACTTCGTGAACAGAAACAGCTTGCCTTGTCCTACTTTGAGCAAGTAGGGATTAATAAAGGCGATTTATCTCGTTTTGAAAATGGGAAAGTCATGATGGGATTTGAAAGAATCGACCTCATGCTCCAAGCCATGAATGTGAGTCTGTCGGAGTATGAATTTTTGCTGAATCATCACGTGATGGCTTATCAAGACGAATTTTTTAGTCAATTGGAAGAGGCGGATTTTTCTCAAGACCAAGCTAAATTAAGCAAACTCTATGCAGAGGCGTTAAGTTCAGGTGACCCTCATTTATCGGTAGCTGTAAAAGCCTGTCAGCAAGCGCTTGATCCTAAATCCTGTGACAGGATTGCCGATTTATTGAATAAAGTCAGTAAATGGGGCTACTTTGAACTATCTTTAGCCTATTTTACTCTCAGAAGTTTACCTACTTCTGAACTGCTCCTTTTTTGTCAAGAGTTTGAAAATAAATGTGGTAACTATATCACAATTCCAAAATATTATAGAAGAATCTACCAAATCGCCTATCGTGCGGTAATCGTCCTGTCACTTCGCAAAGAAGTAGGAATTGCGAAGCACATTTTACAGTTAACCGATTATCCACAACTTGGGCATACTGACTTTTACATTGCGACCCTAAAAGAATTGGCAGAGGGGGTCGTCGCTATGACCTTTGATGACCAGATGCTAGGAAAGCAGAAAATCAATGCTGCTTTTGACCTGATGGCACGTTTAGGTAGCAGTCATTTGGTTACCTACTATAAAAAAGAAATAAGCACTAATACTCTATAA
- a CDS encoding NADPH-dependent FMN reductase, with translation MKYLLLNGSIVGKKTRTMLDTFNVYLENQVLDNDLIELIDLRNKQINFSDGRNWQDNQGDTLEVLQKIMAADVIILGVPTYQASIPAPLKNIFDLLPEGAFYQKTVGFLVSAGTAKHFLVMEFQLKPILSFMKANTLSNYVFAQDSDFNGSKIDSDAIRMRLASYAEDVKVISETYRNQIKKQENSYGF, from the coding sequence ATGAAATACCTTTTATTAAATGGATCTATAGTAGGCAAAAAGACTCGGACCATGCTTGATACGTTTAACGTGTATTTAGAAAATCAAGTTCTTGATAATGACCTAATTGAGCTAATCGACTTGCGTAATAAACAAATAAATTTTAGTGATGGGCGTAACTGGCAAGATAATCAAGGCGATACGCTTGAGGTGCTTCAAAAAATAATGGCTGCTGATGTTATTATTCTGGGTGTCCCTACCTATCAAGCATCTATTCCAGCACCTTTGAAGAATATTTTTGATTTATTACCAGAGGGTGCTTTTTACCAAAAAACGGTAGGGTTTCTGGTATCAGCTGGGACAGCAAAACATTTCTTAGTAATGGAGTTCCAGTTAAAACCAATTTTAAGTTTTATGAAAGCAAATACGCTATCTAATTATGTTTTTGCACAAGACTCAGATTTCAACGGCTCTAAAATTGATAGTGATGCGATACGAATGAGGCTGGCAAGTTATGCAGAGGATGTAAAAGTCATCTCAGAAACATATCGTAATCAAATCAAAAAACAAGAAAATAGTTATGGCTTCTAA
- a CDS encoding TetR/AcrR family transcriptional regulator, with product MKSKKGEIRLHEILDAGEQLFSQKGYDETTINDVLSRVDIGKGTFYHYFDSKLSLMTSIIERMMGQLAQMVTDIANDPSLAAHDKMTKVLLQLNQSGSEAHGMIEGQSAPQNAILHQAGIVASVHSMTPILAKIIEQGIDEGVYHTPYPFETIEFILASNQFYFDVSAFGWQKEEMYQKGKSFIRIMTLSLGATAGSFDFLLSFFEAQVNKEMS from the coding sequence ATGAAATCAAAAAAAGGGGAAATAAGGCTGCATGAGATTTTAGATGCAGGTGAGCAGTTGTTTAGCCAAAAAGGATATGATGAGACAACGATTAATGACGTCTTATCACGAGTTGATATCGGAAAGGGGACATTTTACCACTATTTTGATTCCAAGCTATCACTTATGACAAGTATCATTGAACGCATGATGGGACAACTTGCGCAGATGGTGACTGATATTGCTAACGATCCCAGTTTAGCAGCTCATGACAAAATGACCAAGGTATTATTACAGCTTAATCAATCGGGCAGCGAAGCACATGGTATGATTGAGGGGCAATCGGCACCTCAAAATGCAATACTGCATCAGGCTGGTATTGTGGCATCCGTGCACAGTATGACACCAATTCTAGCTAAAATCATCGAGCAAGGTATCGATGAGGGCGTCTATCATACCCCTTATCCGTTTGAGACAATAGAATTTATTCTTGCTAGCAATCAATTCTATTTTGATGTCAGCGCATTTGGCTGGCAGAAAGAGGAAATGTACCAAAAAGGAAAATCATTTATCCGTATCATGACCCTGTCTCTCGGGGCTACAGCAGGCAGTTTTGACTTTTTATTGTCTTTTTTTGAAGCTCAAGTCAATAAGGAGATGTCATGA
- a CDS encoding argininosuccinate synthase, protein MTKEKIVLAYSGGLDTSVAIKWLVDEGYDVVAACLDVGEGKDLDFIKEKALTVGATESYVINAKEDFTHNYVGYAIKGNLMYEQKYPLVSALSRPLISKALVEVARETGATAIAHGCTGKGNDQVRFEVAIHSLAPDLKVLAPVREWKWSREAEIEYAKANGIPVPADLDNPYSIDMNLWGRAIEAGILENPWNECPEEAFFMTTSIENAPDQAEFIELTFEKGIPVALNGKALPLYQLINDVNVIAGKHGIGRIDHVENRLVGIKSREIYECPGATVILKAHKDIEDITFVREVSHFKPVIENELSNTIYNGLWFNPATDALKAYIDSTQEVVNGTVKVKLYKGNAICIGRKSPNSLYDENLATYTAADEFDQDAAVGFIKLWGLPSQVNAQVWDKLNNEK, encoded by the coding sequence ATGACAAAAGAAAAAATAGTACTTGCTTATTCAGGTGGCTTAGATACATCAGTAGCAATCAAATGGTTGGTAGACGAAGGATACGATGTTGTCGCAGCATGTTTGGACGTTGGTGAAGGTAAAGATCTTGATTTTATCAAAGAAAAAGCCTTGACTGTTGGTGCAACAGAGTCTTATGTGATCAATGCCAAAGAAGATTTCACGCATAACTATGTCGGGTATGCCATCAAAGGGAACCTCATGTATGAGCAAAAATATCCACTTGTTTCTGCCTTATCTCGTCCTTTGATTTCAAAAGCCTTGGTTGAAGTAGCGCGTGAAACAGGTGCTACTGCGATTGCCCATGGGTGTACAGGTAAAGGCAACGACCAAGTTCGTTTTGAAGTTGCCATTCATTCACTTGCACCAGACTTAAAAGTCTTAGCACCAGTACGTGAATGGAAGTGGTCACGTGAAGCTGAAATCGAATATGCAAAAGCAAATGGCATTCCAGTTCCAGCTGACCTTGATAATCCTTACTCGATCGACATGAACTTGTGGGGACGTGCGATCGAAGCGGGTATTCTTGAAAACCCTTGGAATGAATGTCCTGAAGAAGCATTTTTCATGACAACTTCTATCGAAAATGCACCAGACCAAGCAGAATTTATCGAGTTAACATTTGAAAAAGGGATTCCAGTTGCGCTAAATGGCAAAGCACTTCCTTTATACCAATTGATAAATGATGTCAATGTGATCGCAGGTAAACACGGCATCGGCCGGATTGACCATGTGGAGAACCGTCTTGTTGGGATTAAATCACGTGAAATTTATGAATGTCCAGGGGCAACAGTGATCCTGAAAGCCCATAAAGACATCGAAGATATCACATTTGTTCGTGAAGTCTCTCATTTTAAACCAGTGATTGAAAATGAATTATCAAACACGATTTATAATGGCCTTTGGTTTAACCCAGCGACAGATGCTTTGAAAGCTTATATTGATAGCACACAAGAAGTGGTTAATGGGACTGTTAAAGTTAAACTTTATAAAGGGAATGCGATTTGTATTGGCCGGAAATCACCTAACTCACTTTATGATGAAAACTTGGCAACTTATACAGCTGCTGATGAATTCGATCAAGACGCAGCAGTTGGTTTCATCAAATTATGGGGCCTACCATCACAAGTGAATGCGCAAGTCTGGGATAAACTCAATAACGAAAAATAA
- a CDS encoding LLM class flavin-dependent oxidoreductase translates to MPIQNNFVKEIDTKKGIEFGIYSLGDLMANPHNNESLSEKQRLNEFIEIAKMAEQAGIDVFDLGESHQDYFVSQAQSVILASIVQATKKIKLVSAASLISIHDPVRLWEDFATLDLLSDGRVELVGGRASRVGAFDLFGVDLQNYEDIFNEKFDLLQLLNREEYVTWNGKYRSPLNNVRVLPRPESDHLQIWRAVGGPASSAIAAGSTGTPMVLAHLSGPTSYYKRTIDLYRNAAKQNGYDPKTLPVTTAGFFYAAQTTQQALQEYYPHISSGFKLSNGQDFPKQNFAQATDPDSIINVGDPELIIEKLVHQHEQFGMQRYMAQIDFGGVPIDSIKRNIDLIGTKILPEVKRRTSLKS, encoded by the coding sequence ATGCCAATACAAAATAATTTTGTTAAAGAGATTGATACAAAAAAGGGTATAGAATTTGGTATCTACTCTCTTGGGGATTTAATGGCTAATCCGCATAATAATGAATCTTTATCAGAAAAACAAAGACTCAATGAGTTTATTGAAATTGCAAAAATGGCGGAACAAGCAGGGATTGATGTTTTTGATCTTGGAGAAAGCCATCAAGACTATTTTGTCTCACAGGCACAAAGCGTTATTTTAGCATCAATTGTTCAAGCGACAAAGAAAATTAAACTAGTATCGGCTGCCTCATTGATTAGTATCCATGACCCGGTTAGACTCTGGGAAGATTTTGCGACGCTTGATCTTTTAAGTGATGGTCGGGTTGAGCTAGTCGGTGGTAGAGCTTCTCGTGTAGGGGCATTTGACCTTTTTGGGGTAGATTTGCAAAATTACGAGGATATATTTAACGAAAAATTTGACTTATTACAGCTACTTAATCGTGAGGAGTATGTCACCTGGAATGGCAAGTACAGATCTCCCTTAAATAATGTTCGTGTGTTGCCTCGACCAGAAAGTGATCATCTGCAAATTTGGCGTGCTGTTGGCGGCCCCGCATCTAGTGCAATAGCTGCCGGATCCACTGGTACACCGATGGTTTTAGCACATTTAAGCGGGCCTACCTCTTATTATAAACGCACGATTGACCTTTATAGAAACGCTGCGAAACAAAATGGGTATGATCCAAAAACGTTGCCTGTCACAACAGCAGGATTCTTTTATGCGGCACAAACGACACAACAAGCGCTACAGGAATATTACCCACACATTTCTTCTGGTTTTAAGCTATCAAATGGACAAGATTTCCCTAAACAAAATTTTGCACAAGCAACAGATCCAGATAGTATCATTAATGTAGGTGATCCAGAGTTGATTATCGAAAAACTGGTGCACCAGCATGAACAGTTTGGTATGCAACGTTATATGGCGCAAATAGATTTTGGCGGTGTGCCTATTGATAGCATCAAGCGGAATATAGACTTGATTGGGACTAAAATATTACCTGAGGTAAAGCGGAGGACAAGCCTTAAATCATGA
- a CDS encoding DegV family protein, which yields MTNKKIAILVDSGCDVPQTLTQADNLYVIPLKIIYKDAEFTDKVDITAEEIYDRLPVEIPKTSLPEGAVIQNIFEQIIADGYKQLIAITISSGLSGTFNSVRLIAKDFPELETFMFDTKNIGIGAGVQAVRAAELISEGQPFEQITKTLSDDVTKSKIFFSVATLEYLQKGGRIGLVSSILGNALKLNPIISCNEEGIYHTVAKSRGRKKSLEKTVSLVKAYVGDHKKVRLVVAHGNAEKEALILIEVLKAAIPQASEVLFGQISPALVVHTGPGLIGLGAQLLD from the coding sequence ATGACAAATAAAAAAATTGCCATCCTTGTAGACTCAGGATGTGATGTCCCACAAACCCTAACACAAGCAGACAATCTTTATGTGATTCCTTTGAAAATCATCTACAAAGATGCTGAATTTACGGATAAAGTGGATATTACTGCGGAAGAGATTTATGACCGCTTACCAGTCGAAATCCCAAAAACATCGCTGCCTGAAGGTGCCGTCATTCAAAATATCTTCGAGCAAATCATTGCTGATGGCTATAAACAACTGATTGCGATCACGATTTCAAGTGGTTTATCCGGTACATTTAACTCTGTCAGACTGATTGCCAAAGATTTCCCAGAGCTTGAGACCTTCATGTTTGATACCAAAAATATCGGTATTGGTGCTGGCGTTCAAGCCGTACGTGCTGCTGAACTCATTTCAGAAGGTCAACCTTTTGAACAGATCACAAAGACCCTATCCGATGATGTCACTAAAAGTAAAATCTTTTTTAGCGTCGCAACACTTGAATATCTCCAAAAAGGTGGTCGTATCGGCCTTGTCAGCTCTATCCTTGGTAATGCGCTTAAGCTTAACCCGATTATTTCATGTAATGAAGAGGGGATTTATCATACCGTCGCTAAATCACGGGGTCGCAAAAAAAGCCTTGAGAAAACAGTTAGCCTCGTCAAAGCCTATGTTGGTGATCACAAAAAAGTAAGACTTGTTGTCGCCCATGGCAATGCTGAAAAAGAAGCCTTGATTCTCATTGAGGTCCTAAAAGCAGCTATTCCGCAAGCAAGCGAAGTCTTGTTTGGTCAAATATCACCAGCGCTCGTTGTCCATACTGGACCAGGATTGATTGGCCTTGGCGCACAGTTATTAGATTAA
- a CDS encoding NADPH-dependent FMN reductase, translated as MLKIGIILSSVRKERNGLAVANWAVDKSHEFSDKEKVTFELVDLASYDLPFLGAETSPEQAKEIQRWSEKIDSFDGYIFITAEYNHGVTGAFKNALDFLKPEFKNKAVAFVGYGGLGAARSIENLRVIVAELGLASTQRNVNFSLMTDFEKMSIFKPASFHDSEIKELLEQLISWSTALKTIR; from the coding sequence ATGTTGAAAATCGGGATTATTCTTAGTAGTGTACGTAAAGAACGAAATGGGTTAGCTGTGGCTAATTGGGCAGTTGACAAGTCACATGAATTTAGTGATAAAGAGAAAGTTACGTTTGAGCTGGTAGACTTAGCTAGCTATGACCTGCCATTTCTAGGTGCCGAAACCTCTCCTGAACAAGCCAAAGAGATTCAGAGATGGTCAGAAAAAATTGACTCATTTGATGGCTATATATTCATCACTGCTGAATATAACCATGGTGTAACGGGGGCATTTAAAAATGCATTAGATTTCTTAAAGCCTGAATTTAAAAATAAGGCAGTTGCTTTTGTTGGATACGGTGGGTTAGGTGCTGCCCGTTCAATAGAAAATTTAAGAGTGATCGTGGCCGAGTTGGGTCTCGCATCTACACAACGTAATGTCAATTTTTCTCTAATGACAGATTTTGAAAAAATGTCCATTTTTAAACCGGCATCGTTTCATGATTCTGAAATAAAAGAACTTCTTGAACAACTTATTTCTTGGAGTACTGCACTAAAAACGATACGATAA